The sequence TTCCTCATCCTCAGTCTCTCGCTCTCGCTGACCAGCTGCTCGAACAATGAACATGACGAACTCAATCAACACTACTGCTTCCATGGATGGCAAGCTCATTCAACAGCTTACCAAATAAAAGAAGACGCAAAAGAAAGAAAAGTCACCTCCATGAGTTTGGCCACTAGCTGAGACTTCTCCTTGTTCTTCTCATTGAAGGCTTCGAGAGCTTCTTTGTATTCTTTTTCCTTCACAAAATGTGATCATCCAGGTCATGATTAAACTCGATTGCAACACGTAAATTGATCATCAAACAACACTCGGTTTCTAGAAGATCTAAACTTTGGTTTACCTTCCTCAGACAGGATTGTCCGAGAGGTTTCAATGCACGATTGACTGCGTCTATCTTCTTGCGTAATGCCGCCGCTTCGTTCCTGGTTGGATCTACCATGGCTTCCAGTTCCTACCAGAATCCAAGTTAGGATATGTAATCATGGCCATCAGACGTTTTCCTGGATTCTAATGGATCAGAATTATAGATGGTGCATGGTTCTACTTACGCCTCGGATCATGGCCAAGTGTTTAGTCTCCTCTTCCACTCTGCACAACTGAGCAAAAACCTTCTCTTTGACCTCCATTTTCTTCCTCTCGATCTCTTCTTCTCTTGCTTGGAATGAGGAAAGAGCtgacctcggtgattcttcttcaCCATCCTCCTCCATTAGCCGCGAGTTCTTGATTTGTCGAATGTGCTGCTGCTGTCCTTCCTCCATTAGACCCTCTCAACGCTTCTTCAGAGCCGACAGACCTCTCTCCtaccttcttctcctcttcgacgcAGCCCTTCCTTTCACTTCTGTCCCTGCACGAGCTGCGTTGTTATGAAGAGACTTGGAAGGAGAGTCGTAGGCGCCAAGATAAAGCACATGAGCGACCACCTGGCTTTCCATCATGAACATCCATATTACTCGTACTGCATTATGAAGCTGATCGCAATATGAGACTTCATATTCCGTGTAACGAGGGTGGTCTGCAGACTCGGCCTTTCGACTTCGCTTGGCTTCGAGGCAAAGCAATTTCCACGCAGCAGCGATGGAACACTCCATGCCCCTACTTCTGTCAGGATCACACAAGATGGTTATGATGCGAGTCAAGGAAGTGCACCTCAGCCTCTCATATGTGGGAAATAATGTATTAgcccttataatatttttttttctttctctttatatatatTCCTCTGAATATTAATTGGATTTATACTATAATAGAAAGAATATCACTTGTTCATAACCCAAAGTCTATCCTGTCTCACTCCACAAAACAATCTATCAAGCAGTTTCATGAAAGTAAATATTATCCCATCTTATAAATCTAACAAatatatattagtaataataatattattattcttatatgTTTTTTGGATGAATTCTGGTAAAAAGTTCCTTTTTTttccaataaaatttttaaatatttttcaatcgGTATTCTTTTTGCCATATTTTCTAGAATACTCCTAATAAGACATAACAATTACTCTCATCCTTTTTTTAGGGGACCAATTGATAGGGTAAAATCAATCTAATTCATCAATTAAAgtgatttttaatatatatatacatatgtacatatgtatatatatatatacatatgtatatatatacatatgtacatatgtatatatatacatatatacatatgtatatatatacatatatatatatatatatatactgtaaaTAACAAGTGATGAATATAGGATTCAAGCTTAGGACTTTGTAATAAATTGTGGAGGTCCTTACCAATTAAACTTGTtgacatgataaaaaatatatttaataaggTTTCAAACCATTAACATTTGGTAAGAAAGTAAATCTTCCTATTTGATAGTTTTTGtttctaaaataataaaaaatatttatttgaaatcttatttttACTTATGAAACGTTGAAATGAATTTtatttagttttgaatcaatttatcataattatg comes from Musa acuminata AAA Group cultivar baxijiao chromosome BXJ3-3, Cavendish_Baxijiao_AAA, whole genome shotgun sequence and encodes:
- the LOC135633052 gene encoding uncharacterized protein LOC135633052; translation: MEEGQQQHIRQIKNSRLMEEDGEEESPRSALSSFQAREEEIERKKMEVKEKVFAQLCRVEEETKHLAMIRGELEAMVDPTRNEAAALRKKIDAVNRALKPLGQSCLRKEKEYKEALEAFNEKNKEKSQLVAKLMELVSESERLRMRKLEELNKSIDFFR